Proteins encoded together in one Terriglobales bacterium window:
- a CDS encoding DoxX family protein yields the protein HTQSLFILAVRLYWGWQLAQSGWGKLGNIDRVTGYFESLNVPMPHMTAVMVSSLEVVGGVLLFMGLGSRLIAIPLTLNMLAAYYFGDREALFSILKEPGKFYAADPYTFLFASALVLVFGAGVFSLDYLLFRRSGAKLAQRQIASEAESAIA from the coding sequence TCATACCCAGTCTCTGTTCATCCTAGCCGTGCGTTTGTATTGGGGATGGCAGCTGGCGCAGAGCGGTTGGGGCAAGCTGGGCAACATAGACAGAGTAACGGGTTACTTTGAGAGTCTGAATGTGCCGATGCCGCATATGACCGCGGTGATGGTCAGCTCGCTCGAGGTGGTTGGAGGAGTCTTGCTCTTCATGGGCCTCGGCTCAAGGTTGATTGCCATTCCGCTCACCTTGAACATGCTCGCTGCATACTATTTCGGAGATCGGGAAGCGTTGTTTTCGATTCTCAAGGAGCCTGGCAAGTTTTATGCCGCAGATCCCTACACATTCTTGTTCGCGTCGGCATTGGTTTTGGTCTTTGGGGCGGGAGTATTTTCTCTCGATTACCTTCTGTTCCGACGATCAGGGGCGAAGCTCGCGCAGCGTCAGATTGCGTCTGAAGCAGAATCGGCAATCGCATAA